In one window of Chiloscyllium punctatum isolate Juve2018m chromosome 11, sChiPun1.3, whole genome shotgun sequence DNA:
- the LOC140482888 gene encoding uncharacterized protein produces the protein MMFRILGMLRVMMLALLVLAFHQISFSYVLLTVPESDNPQVIDADVCSLVNCGDVDNQRQYRSSEIHLKSYGDGLGDSTWYNSLVTVHRAPFRPARDCPDKKCNPIYLTIRKTTWHETILGGATYEIQLNETFGIEMKANGKDFLGCCFRISVGQGKRVELLGNKIQSFTPPDDPKVVKFIEVKDLKQTIEIETGYGDANAWVEWVKYTVKSLNKSNCYACASGRPVAQVVPFPLGWKRDRKGMKCMIALYQDETAWNDRNCTSLSLMFPPLEKKDAKVPPLFSAAVGNHTSCVRRRGTSRSKDLGELKLCTEIKNVTETEKGGHYSALKVPRADLWWDCGGKILRPTLSPDWRGICAIVQLAIPFTLAFEKENKGGKKGRGKRLLLDTSFDDRIYLDSVGVPRGVPDEFKARNQIAAGFVPALFWWVTINKNDHTLYTRAHPKVD, from the coding sequence atgatgtttagaatactgggaatgcttagagttatgatgctagctctcttagtattggcatttcatcaaatatcattttcatatgtattattaacggttcctgaatctgataacccacaagtaatagacgctgatgtgtgcagcttagtaaattgtggggacgtagataatcagagacagtatcgcagctctgagatacatcttaagtcctatggggatggccttggggacaGTACTTGGTATAACAGtcttgtcacagtacaccgggcccccttccgaccagctcgcgattgccctgataaaaagtgtaacccaatatacctaacaataaggaaaaccacatggcacgaaacaatcctgggtggggccacctatgagatacaattaaatgaaacatttgggatagaaatgaaagcaaatgggaaggatttcttgggctgttgtttccgaattagtgtaggacagggaaaacgggtagaactactgggtaataagatacaatctttcacccctcccgatgatcctaaagtagtaaaatttatagaggtaaaggacttgaaacagaccattgaaatagaaactgggtacggggatgcaaatgcctgggttgaatgggtaaagtatactgtaaaaagtctgaacaaaagcaattgctatgcatgtgcctccggtcgaccagtggcccaggtggttccctttccgctcgggtggaagcgagacaggaagggcatgaaatgtatgatagccctgtatcaggatgagactgcgtggaatgataggaattgtacctccctatcactgatgttccctcccttggagaagaaagatgcaaaagttccccccctgttttctgccgcagttggaaatcacacctcgtgtgtgcgtagacgaggtacaagtcggtcgaaagatttgggggagctgaaactatgtacagagattaagaatgtcaccgaaacggagaagggagggcactactcagcattaaaggttccccgagcggatctgtggtgggactgtggaggcaaaatattgagacccacgctatctccagattggagagggatatgtgcaattgtacaattggcaattccatttaccctggcatttgagaaggaaaacaaaggagggaaaaagggaaggggtaagagattactgttagacacttctttcgatgacaggatttatcttgattcggtaggagtccctaggggagtACCGGATGAAtttaaggctcgtaaccagattgcagcaggctttgtgccagctctcttttggtgggtaacaattaataaaaatgatcataccctgtatacgagggctcacccaaaggttgattga